In Quercus robur chromosome 11, dhQueRobu3.1, whole genome shotgun sequence, the following proteins share a genomic window:
- the LOC126706954 gene encoding pentatricopeptide repeat-containing protein At4g35850, mitochondrial-like: protein MENPQHLPTSVAVHEHFEKDQEPVIERSEHDETSENLTSTKYIDPSRVEDSSNLQDLAVLEVELTVMETLLEMLKNNGNTPDVFTVMQVMRCYLHSGDIDRGLKTFEDYVSSGKPPIVELYVEREIPEDDPRLLLVSKTYDNLRQRSGPGPRRP from the exons ATGGAAAATCCTCAACATCTCCCAACTTCTGTGGCTGTACATGAACATTTTGAGAAAGATCAAGAGCCTGTCATAGAGAGGAGTGAACATGATGAGACTTCAGAGAATTTAACATCTACAAAGTATATTGATCCATCACGAGTTGAGGACTCTTCAAATCTCCAAGACCTAGCTGTGCTGGAGGTTGAGTTGACT GTGATGGAAACTTTGTTGGAGATGCTAAAGAATAATGGAAACACTCCTGATGTCTTTACTGTGATGCAAGTTATGAG GTGCTATCTACATTCTGGGGACATCGATCGTGGCCTTAAAACTTTTGAAGACTACGTGAGTTCAGGGAAGCCGCCTATAGTGGAACTATATGTG GAACGTGAAATACCTGAAGATGATCCACGACTGTTGCTGGTTTCTAAGACTTACGACAACCTTCGCCAAAGATCTGGACCAGGACCTCGACGACCTTAG
- the LOC126705126 gene encoding uncharacterized protein LOC126705126: MVDPEVVQQSFGSWNADMNFAKGLIFANKDAVRRALTIYASKHNRNFVTSRSTTSRLSVKCSDESCMWYVGAVVKPELGLWMVTSYRGPHNCMPLATTLDGRMMDCNFLAEEFVPLLKEKHTATIYHLRHFIKGKYYGHILSYYKIWDAKQRGIAKIFGDWEESYQRLRKLLFAYWDQEPGTRFWFHTIPRDEFGDTILRYIFWAFAPCIAGFRHCKPVISIDGTHLYGKYRGVLLIAMATDANNKVLPLAFAVVDKESGSSWGWFLERLRNALGDVIADKDICIISDRHKGRHFKVISLESGYATQESKFELYMQPIKEAEIEALRKKRRTERQESEPDSSIMPYTYLMNEDLDKWTQLHDGGYRYGAMTTNVSECFNGVLKGARGLPIAAMVEFTHCKLVAYFHDRHKEITHDLSKDKVWTKYALKIYGHNLQKSISHHINPFNNLNGIYQVITSYNIYSSGGGHHSYEVNVKARTCGCGKWQMRKIPCSHAIKALQYLGQDATAYIDPCYSLVNAIHTYSHAFVVPKSDSLWRDVDGPKWVPDPKLLRGKGRPVASRIRNEMDGVRREPGSRRPDSDLREIQQKQSCGLCHQHGHNRRRCPLSRGASTSSNNPN; the protein is encoded by the exons TGTCTGTGAAATGCAGCGATGAATCATGCATGTGGTACGTTGGGGCAGTTGTGAAGCCTGAACTCGGACTATGGATGGTCACATCTTATAGGGGTCCTCATAATTGTATGCCCCTTGCCACGACCCTtgatggtagaatgatggaTTGTAATTTTCTAGCAGAAGAATTTGTTCCATTGTTGAAAGAGAAACACACGGCAACAATTTATCACCTCAGACATTTCATTAAAGGGAAGTATTATGGGCATATTCTTTCTTACTATAAGATATGGGATGCGAAACAACGAGGTATTGCAAAGATATTTGGGGATTGGGAAGAGTCTTACCAAAGGTTGAGAAAGTTATTGTTTGCATACTGGGATCAAGAACCTGGCACCCGTTTCTGGTTTCACACCATACCCAGGGACGAGTTCGGTGATACAATATTGCGCTATATATTTTGGGCTTTCGCTCCATGCATTGCAGGATTCAGACATTGTAAGCCAGTGATCAGTATTGATGGGACCCATTTGTATGGTAAATATCGAGGGGTGTTGTTGATTGCAATGGCCACCGATGCCAACAACAAGGTTTTGCCTCTTGCCTTTGCCGTTGTGGACAAAGAGTCAGGGTCtagttgggggtggtttttAGAACGCCTCAGGAATGCACTGGGGGATGTGATAGCAGATAAGGACATCTGTATAATTTCTGACCGACATAAGG GACGCCACTTTAAAGTCATTAGCCTTGAAAGCGGGTATGCTACTCAGGAATCTAAATTTGAGTTGTACATGCAACCTATCAAGGAAGCTGAGATCGAGGCCCTTAGGAAGAAACGGAGAACCGAGCGGCAGGAAAGTGAACCCGACTCATCCATCATGCCATACACATATCTAATGAACGAGGATCTAGACAAGTGGACCCAACTACATGATGGTGGATACCGTTATGGGGCTATGACAACCAATGTCTCGGAGTGCTTCAATGGAGTACTCAAAGGTGCCCGTGGCCTACCCATTGCTGCAATGGTTGAATTCACTCATTGCAAACTTGTTGCGTATTTCCATGATCGACACAAAGAAATTACTCATGATCTCTCAAAGGACAAGGTATGGACTAAATATGCCTTAAAAATCTATGGACACAACCTACAAAAATCAATTTCACACCACATAAATCCGTTTAATAATCTGAATGGTATATATCAAGTAATTACTTCATACAACATCTATAGCTCTGGAGGGGGACACCATAGTTATGAAGTAAATGTAAAAGCCAGAACATGTGGTTGTGGAAAGTGGCAAATGAGAaagatcccttgttcacatgcaattaaagcTCTTCAGTACTTGGGGCAAGATGCGACTGCATATATTGACCCATGTTATAGTTTGGTGAACGCCATTCACACCTACTCACATGCATTTGTGGTGCCAAAGTCAGATTCATTGTGGAGGGATGTGGATGGTCCAAAGTGGGTGCCTGACCCAAAACTGTTGCGGGGCAAAGGTCGACCTGTGGCGTCTAGGATACGAAATGAGATGGATGGGGTCCGGCGAGAACCGGGAAGCCGGAGGCCAGATTCTGACTTGAGGGAGATTCAGCAAAAGCAGAGCTGTGGACTGTGTCATCAACATGGGCATAACCGTAGAAGATGTCCGCTTTCCCGTGGGGCTTCGACAAGTAGTAATAATCCAAACTAG
- the LOC126706455 gene encoding RNA demethylase ALKBH10B-like produces MLDHKEVNVVEGLKHFESLLDDSEVPKLVSLVNNLRAAGKTGQNQGQTYVALKRPMKGHGREMIQLGLPIADAPPEEDNAVGTSKDRGTESIPSLLQDVIERLVGMQIMTVKPDSCIIDFYNEGDHSQPHIFPHWFGRLVCVLFLTDCDMTFGKSISIGQPGEFRGSLKLSLTPG; encoded by the exons ATGCTTGACCATAAGGAG GTTAATGTGGTCGAGGGATTGAAACATTTTGAATCGTTACTTGATGACTCGGAAGTTCCCAAACTTGTTTCTTTGGTTAATAATTTGAGGGCCGCAGGAAAAACAGGACAAAATCAAG GTCAGACTTATGTGGCCTTAAAGAGGCCTATGAAGGGACATGGAAGAGAGATGATTCAGTTAGGCCTTCCAATTGCAGATGCACCTCCAGAAGAGGATAATGCAGTAGGAACCTCCAAAG ATCGGGGAACAGAATCCATCCCTTCCTTGCTGCAAGATGTTATTGAACGCTTAGTAGGCATGCAGATTATGACTGTGAAGCCAGACTCTTGCATCATTGATTTTTATAATGAG GGTGATCACTCACAGCCTCACATTTTCCCACATTGGTTTGGAAGGCTTGTTTGCGTCCTGTTCTTGACAGACTGTGACATGACCTTTGGAAAAAGTATTTCGATAGGACAACCTGGGGAGTTTAGAGGCTCTCTCAAGCTTTCTCTTACACCTGGGTAA